The genomic region GACATTTTCTATGGTTATGAATTGAAGGTTGTTGCATATGATTTTGGAATCAAGAGCAACATACTTAGGCGATTGGCTTCCTATGGTTGCAAAATTACTGTGGTGCCTTCAACATGGCCAGCATCAGAGACTCTTAAGATGAAACCAGATGGGGTCCTTTTCAGCAATGGCCCTGGAGACCCATCCGCTGTTCCATATGCTGTTGAAACGGTCAAGGAGATTCTTGGAAAGGTTCCTGTTTTTGGAATTTGCATGGGCCATCAGTTGATTGGCTTGGCGTTAGGCGGTACAACTTTTAAAATGAAGTTTGGTCACCACGGAGGAAATCATCCGGTCTGTAATCTTCGTACTGGACATGTTGAGATAAGCGCTCAGGTGGGTAAATTCTATCAATCTCTTGTAGAATGTGATACCTTTTTAAATTGTATCAGAAATTTTAAAGAACTGAAATGCCCCCTGAATTAAACATATCAGTGAGCTATTTTGCTAAATTAAGTTAAGACCGTATATTGACGTTTCTACTTTTCATTTTGTGGCAGAATCACAACTATGCAGTTGACCCCAAATCACTTCCAGATGGTGTAGAAGTAACTCATGTCAATCTGAACGATAAAAGCTGTGCTGGCCTTGCTTACCCTGCACGAAAAATAATGTCTATTCAGTACCACCCTGAAGCATCCCCAGGACCTCATGACTCGGATTATGGTAATTTAAATTATACTTCTATACACTGATAGACAACTATTTACCAATATCACACTAATGATATAGGTGCTTGCACCAGTAGAACAGAACACTCTTAGTGATGAACTTTTCATAGTATATCTAGGAACACCGTTACCATCTGAAAGGTGAAGGTATAGCTCATAGCACGAGTATCAATCCCCATGCTGCTTCTTCCAACTGTTTTCTCAGCTAACAAACCCAATACTGCTTTTTAGAATAATACATCCTGCACGAATCTACTAAACGAAAATGATTTGTTGTGGGACTTTTTTATTGCAGCTTTTAGAGAATTCATTGAGCTGATGAAGAGAGTGAAGGTAAATGCATGAGAAATATCTGCACTCAGCAATTATTTGAGGGATCAAGCAGCTAGTTTTCAAATGGCGGTACAGACATCCAGGCCCTGCTCGTGTCTGACTCAATGGGATTAACATTTGCGGTTGCAGAAAACTAGTTAGGACTTGGGAGTGCTTTTACTTTCTCTACCGTCAGTATGTTTGTAGTGGTATTGTGTAATAGTTGGGATGATCCCTTGCCATATTTATAATTGGCGTTTTTGAAGAACAAGTTGCTTAGCCACCCTGTGTAGCTTGTCACAAAGAACTGTCTCATGAAATAATGTCAAACGATTTGATCGTGCTTTATGCGTGGAACTGTTTTTATATCATCACAAATGCATGCCAGGATATTTTGGATCGTTTGAAAAGTAAGTTGTTACTGAATTTTATTGTTTGCCCTTTTATTTGAAGTTGTCCCCGAATTTTGTACAGTAGAAGTTAATGAGCAAAATGTTATTGGATGCTCAAGCAATAGTTGGCGTAGTGTATACTACACTACCCCATGTTCTATACATTTTTCAATGGAAAAAAAAAACAGTTGAAGAATATTAATATGAACACCAAAATTACAGACTTCTCTTGTTGAGTTACCCCTTTTAAAACCCCTCTTAGTTGATAAAGAAATTGACAAGAGAAAGGAAAAGAAAACAGAAACTCAACTTGCTTGACCTGCAGACTTATACCTGCATAGAACCTTGCACCTTAAAACCCTATCCTGAACATAAAACCCTGGCATTACCATAATCTTAACCCTGCTTGAACCATGTGACCTCTGTCTCTCCATAAACATGTCTTCCATGTAATGTGGATCAAAGCTCCTATTCTCTTCCACCCTCAAAATCCCCAACGGCGGATAGAATGAAAATGCAAGCAAATGAAGCAACCAAATGCATTTGGTAGCTACAAAGAATGCTTGAAGAACTTGCTCAGGCCATGGCCTAGTCCAATTTAATGTTGTAATGATGCAACTCATCTTCTGATCACAGAACTTGCTGAATTCCTCACAATAATACTTTGTTCCCTTCCTCAACACTTCATTCCAGCTTAAGTTTCTTAGTGCCACGAATGAAGAAAACTGTGCTTGGCGAGCTTGGTGAGGATCTAGAAGCTTAGGTGAGCCATGCTTCTGGAACACACAGTTCTCAAAGTCCTGGTAGAGTGACTGGTTTATGATGGCTTCCAAGTGGTATGACACAGCTTTCGAATACTTGGAATTCAATGACAATTTGAATGGTTGGAGGAGCATGTTCAAATTATCCACCAAGGTGTTATCTGTTAGTTCAATTTGTGCTACAAGGATTTTGCAGAACTGTCTTACTGAGAGTCTTGCTTCGGATACTATCTGCAGGAAACCTTCTACCATTACTTCCTCGCTAACCGGCATTAAGTTTTCTGCAATCCCATTACTTGATTTTCCTCCTGGTCTGTTTGGGAAATTGCCAATAGTTTCTGGCATTTGGAAGTTCTTATTACCATGTGTTGCTTGTCTCAAAGCCTTCTTCAGCTCTTCACAGTAAGTTTCCAAGTACTCCAGCTTCTGCTTCAGCTCTCCAAGCGAAGATCTCATCTCAGAAACCTCCTTCAACGCCGAGTCTCTATTCTCATTTGCTTGTATGAGCTCTTTCTTCAATACTTCCACTGACATTATCCCAAAATCCTTGTAGACTTGAGAAACTTCCTCGGATTCTGTCCGGATTGGAGAGCTTCCATTCTTGTGCTTCTTCTTTAACCGCGGAAACAACCAAGACATCACTCCCCTACTTTTTGGTTGTGACTGCGTAGTGGACACATGAGAATCTGTTAATGGCACAACAATGTTAGAATTCCTGCTGTTCCTGCAGGTTGTGTTTTCGGGTTCACTGGTTATAGTTGCAGGCTTGCACCTATTACAAGATGAGATTGAGTTGAAATCCCCCAAACTGTTTCTCCTACTTGACCTGAAGTACTCAGTACCTGGTGATGTTTGAAGCACGGTGATGTTGTTTGCACATGAGCCAGTGACAGATTTGTTATCCTCAGCTGGACAAATGTGGGATTCAAAGTTGGACAAATCAGAAGGAAACCCTTTTCTTGAAGATGAGTTTTCCTTGTAGTTTGACACAACTGATTCATCCCCATTTCCTTCTAGCCCATAATCGTCCCAACTTTCGGATAACGTTCTGTTCTTCATCGGATTTTGAAGATACCCTGATGAAGGTTCGTCTTCATAACTCTGCAAAATGACTCCAAATTAGTAAACTTCAACAGTAACTCAATCCAGTTCAAGATTCCAACTTTATAATATTAGTCATTAGACTCATTACATAGAAAACTTTAAAATGTCTACTAATTTAATGTGTACTTCTCCTATGTTCATAAAAATGACTTGATTTTTATGTATTCAACCAAAAGCAACCTAAACACTATTTCTAGAACAGAAATGCATTGAGGTAGTTCAACCATAAGATAGATTACAGTAGTGAAAAATCTTAGACTAAAATTAGTCCTACAAAATATTGAACCTTCATTTTTTCAAACTGGGAACTGAAATTAAATGATAAATTGAAGAGACACATTGGAGTAGTAATGAATTAACTGTCTCACAAGAACAAACATAACACAGAAAAAGCTCCATACTTTTTGTGTAAAAAGCAAGAAACCAGGGTGAAACAGAAGTAACTCACAGGCGTGAAAACAGGGTAGTCCTGAGCAGAGAAGTGAGAAGCATGGCGTGAGTTAGCTGGAGAAGCAGAAGATGGGAACCTAAGATTTGCAGGGCTGCTTCCTTGAACCAAAGCAGCATGAAGAGCTCTAAGCTCCACGGCTTTGGCAATGGCTGCTTGGATTTCCACTCTGTTAATCTCACTTTTTTTGATGTTGTTGTTGCTGTTTTGGTCTGGGAAAATTCTGGTGTCAGTAGCCATGAATGAAACAAAGGAAACAACAAAAGGAAGAAGTGGGTGGGAAATTCTTATTCACTCAGAGAAACAGAACAAATTAAGAGGATGATGAACAAGTGGGTGGTAATCCAATGCTTGGATTTGGTAATCCAATGAGAGAGAGATAAACTATAGAGAGAGAGGGGGAACACAAAAGCTTGAAGACAATGAGTTGGTTTTGGCTTGGTGTGTTGTTGATGGATTTTTGATAGAATGGGGAGAGAGCATGTGAAGCAGAGAAAGGAAAGAAGAGTATTTCTTACTCAATACATTACAAACAGTATGGTTCAGAAGTGACCAGATTACCAAAATGCCCATGGTTTCCTAGAATAACCATGTAGCCAAACATGATGTGGTGGTGTTGGTGGTGGTGCTACTGTGAACATGATTGGTTTTGGTGGTGGTGCTATTACAAGGTGCACTACTGCTGCTAATGGTGTTCAATTTCAAGTGTCAACTTTATTTTGAAGTTCAATTGCATATTTTGACTGCACATGCTTTCCTTTTCTTGGTGTTCATGTTGACATTATGATTAATATATTAGTTACATGATGATATGTAATACCACTCAGATCTTAGAAAAAAAAAAAAAACTAAGTGTTTTTTGCAGAGTTCCTCAATAACTGGGTTTAATTTGATTAATTTTCTCTGCAAAAAGCACAAGATGCTTTCTAAGATGCCTATATGAGCATCATAGATATGTGCTTTAACCTAAAAGAAGCTTAAGCAGTGAAAAAATGCCTTCTGCCCCTAGGTCAAGTTTTAAGATCATTAGGCAATTGCTTTTAAGATGATTAATCATTATAGCAAAGTGTTACGGTTCACTCTCTCCTCCTCGAGTCTTTGAGTATATTATCGGATTTAAACACTAAAACAATGTTAATAGAAAGACTATACATGGTAAACATCAACAATAAAATTAGCTTCGCTAAGAATACTACGAGAGAGGGTAGTTTAGTCTGTAAGAAAAACAATGTGAGCTGTTCAAGTGCCGAAAGGAAGTAGTGGACAGAAAATATCCAAAACCTTCCAAACACTCGTTGTCTTGCTTTTCTGTATTTCAAGTGAATCTTGCAAAGCATGGTGCTACAGCGGGGACCAAATGGGGACTCCAACAAGTGGCATCTCTGGAAATAACAAACAACTCTTTGATCTAATGTAGGATTTAGGAAAGGTTTAGCATTTTCTTCATGAGTTGGTTAACTTGGTTGTTTTATTATAACTACTCTGCTTCAAAATACTAATTATCTTAAGCAAAAATCAACTTTCTGAAGCAACCAAACCACCAACTCAAAAGTAGTGTGTTGATTTGTCAACTTCCACATGCAAAAAGTGTGGTTCTTTTGTTATTCATCTGGATTATGGTTTAACTTTTTTTTTTTTTTTTTTTTTTTTAAGTTGTTACATTTGAATGCTTTCGACGCGAACTAACAGTTCGTCTACTCAATTAATTGTTCAATTGTTGTTCGATTTAAATCCGGTAAAACTAATTTAGTTGTAATATTGTTCTTGCTTCTCAGTCGTGTTGAACTGCTAATAGTAGCGATCGCTTCTCAATTGTGTTAAACTGCCAACAGTAGTATTGTTTAGTTTTTACCAACTCAATTAACTATGAGGTAGTTTAGCCAATAAGCAATGACAATTAACAAATTAAAGCTAGATACCTACGAACTAATGATAATATTAATTAGATTTTTAGATATGAGAAACGTGATATAGATGCATGGTCAAATACTCAAATTCTACTCTTCCTTTGATTCAAAGCAAATGCTCAATATAAACAATCTTTCCTCTATAACGAGTCTAATGACCTAAAGAAACTCATATCCTAGCTAGACTTTTCATGAGTTGTTAGTTGGTACAAATAATTGGGGCGTGCAAGACAACCCAAGTTGCGATCGAATTGATGTAGACATGCATGTAGTATATAAACACATAAAGCCAGTTTTATAAGAACAATTAGTGTATATAGTCAAGACCTAGGGGAATTGTTGAAAGTAATATATCGACTGATGAGAAGACAAATAATTCGATGAACGGTCTCAACGTACTTAAGAGTTTACGCATATGTTAAAGAGAATCGGTTAGCTTAATTAATATTTGGTGTATCTTTCATTGGACATGAGGGAATATATGTAACACGATAAGAGGCAAAGATACAACCAAGTACTAGCTCCAACCGAAACATGCAGGCAACCATTATTTTCTTCTTTCTAGTGAAATGTCATGCACAATCAAAACAAGAATAGCTTATTGGCTCTATCACTTTGTGAACTGTGCAGCTTGGCTAACTATGGTAGCCAGGTAAAATACAACTATTCTCTGCCTCTGCCATTTTCAAGTATATATTCTTCGCCATGTTAAAAGCAAAAGTACAGAGATAGATTTATATATATACCAAGCTGTTGCTGGGTTTGTCTTCTTTTTGTTGTTCGATCCTAGTAAAAGGGGATTCTGGTTTAACCCATTTGATCACCCTTTTCCTCATCACCATTAATTACTTAATTTAAACACAGTTTTATATGTAAACTTGTTCTTGTTAGTTAGCTAGCTAGTTGTGGCATCTTTGTTCTTTCTGGGGATTCACCTTGTGTCTGGTCTAGTTCTTCTAAATCAGCATTAAGCTTCTGCTTTGTCTAATTACCTGTCTTCATGTCTGAGTTGTTCTTCATGTTATCAAGTTAAGCCGTTTAGGTACAAATTGGAAATGAGATTTTCATCTTTATTTGATTATTTTGATGACAACCTTAATTTGCTCATATCCTACTTTGTCGTAATGGTTAGATGGCATGTATAACTTATCTTAGAAAACTTTGAAGCTGTTGAAAATTAACTTCAAACATTGTAAATGCTGGTGATAATGAAAGCTGGTTGTCCCACACTAGTTCAAATAGGAAGAATTAAAGAGTATGCATTAATTTAACTGATTATTGTGTACTTTCAGAATACAAAAGATGGATTTGGTGTAATAATATTTGGATTTAGCGTGTACGTGGTTTCAAATTATTTTTCACACTGATCCTTCTCAGCTGCGGACGTCCGCATTTATTCTTACAGTGCGGATTTCCATTTTACACTCACTTTTCAATCGAATTTTCACATTTCCACCGTCCAATATTTAGATACTAATGTATAGATCATCTCTGCAAAATTTCAGGCAATTTGGTTATCATTAAGGCACTCAAAACTTAAACATGAACGGTTCAAGTTTGACAGAATTATGTTCATCCATTGGTTTAATCGAGTTTGAATACCTTAATGATAACCAAATTTGCTGAAATTTTGTAAAGATGATCTATACATTAATATCTAAATACTAGATGGTGGAGATGTGAAAATTCGATTGAAAAATGAGTGTAAATTGGAAATCCGCACCGTAAGAATAAATGTGGACATTCGCACCTGAGAAAATCTGTATATATATATATATATATCCACGAACGAGAAATTCACAGTAAATTTTATTTCTTTAACTTCACTTCTAAAGAAAACTAAATGCTCAGCATAAGTGCATATAAAACCACAGTAACTGGTGAACCCATTTAGGATGTTAAATGCTAAACTAGAAACCCCATTTTCCTCGAAAATAGAAGAAAAGTTTTGGTAGTTCCAAACCAATGTGAACAATATATAATTATTATATTATTAAAGGTAATCAATAATAACATTTAGGTACGATAGTTAATTAATTCGAGTATCTTAGAGAAATCTTTTCTGTTTAACAAAGAAGTAGAAGAATGCTGATAGTCGCATATTTGTGCGACTTTTATCATGCTAATTATTCTTAATTATTACTTAGTTATTTTGTGATGTTTTCCTATTTTTAATTAACTTTATTTGTTTTTAGGTGTTTTGAAGTCAAACAAAGAAAAGGAGATAATTGGGCTTAATTAGGATCCCTAATCCTAGTTGGGTTGGTGATGGACGTGAGACATATAGGTTAACTAACCTATTTCTACGGGGAGGAGGAGCCGAACCAGGGAGAAGAAAAAAAAGAGAGAAAGAGAAGAAAGGGAGGAAAAAGAATTCGATCGGCAAAGATCTTCTTCAAATCAAGTTTTCTTCTTCTCCACCTTTAGTTCATCTTCCATGTATTCTCTGATGTTTTTAATCAAGATTATGTGTAACTAAACTCCTTAATAGTTAGGGGCTGATCAAAGCCCTAGATATGTCTTCGATTTCGAACCCCAATTGATTTATATAATTTTAGATGAGAATTTCTTCGCTGATTGTTCATTGATAATTCTATTGCATGTTTCATTGAGTCGACACTTTGATGCATGTTTTAGGGTTTATTATTTTGAATGTGTTTATGACTGACATATCGTTGCATATTCTATGAGAGATAACAAGTTCTTTCCAGGTACTTGTGTGAAGTGATTTCTTGGTAATCTAAGGCTACCGACATTGACCTTAGATTCTTTGTTGCTACTCAAACGTTCTTAGATCTTCTTGATTTCAGTTATTTTGGTCTAGATACCGACATTTCATAGATCAATTAATTGGGAATATAGTTAAGTCGATACTGACATTTCACTTAACATGGCAAGTAAGAGAACGTAATACGGTTAATGACCTAACGACATTGGCTTAACTGTGAGTGCATTCATATTTAGTCATTGATATTGTTTTGGGGTGATTGAAGCGTATCTAGTGGTGGAGAGAAGTTCCTAGCTATTGTTTCTCTCATATTTACATCCATATTCACTTTTTAATATTCTGTTTTCAGCAGTATTTCTGTTTTATCTATTTTTGTTCACCAATCAAACCAACTCCGAATACCCTCAAAATTTGTGTGGTAGTCCACCACTGTGTCTAGTTCCTGTGTATTTAATTTCATAATTTTTGGTTGAGTCTAGATTAGCTAATTAATTAGGTTTCTGCTCCTAGGTCGAGTCTGCCAGATTTCTGTTTACGCGTCTGTTTGTGTTTCTTGTGTGTTTAAGTCTTAGTATCACCAATCCTCTGCGGGTAATGACCCCTATTTTCCGTTTACTACATTGATATAATTGAATTGATAATAGGGTATCTTTGTAGGTGCTTTTGCGCCTATCAAATGCTCGGAATTTATATAATGTGACCTACAGGCTCATTTTCATCTTCTCTATTCCAAACACATTTTCATTTTTGACACATGAAAAAGCCGAAAAACCATTCAAAACAGTTATTAAGAACAGCCTAGCATTCATCTTAGTTTTAGGTTAATTTGCTCCAATGGACATCTATCACATTCTTACTACATTCAGAATGACTGTACGAAACTACAAACTAACTGAATTCTGTATAAGCTTTGCCTCTCCTATTAACACTTCACCAAAGCTAGACTAATTAATCTACTGATTAAAAGATTACCTCTATGAATTTTCATACTCCAAAAACATAAGTACACCAATAAGCTGTTTACATTCAACACATTTCAATAGACAGATTCATCAAAGAATGAACACAGCAAATGCTAAACCACAACAGTTGCATCCTCCAATATCACTTTATAAGCTGTACCAAACGTCCCCTTCCCAATTACCTCAGCTGAATCCCTCAACAAATCCTCCAGATCAAATGCATGATGACAACCCTCCAAGAAAACCAGCCTGTTATTCGCATCCTGACTCCTGGAAATCACCTTCTCCGGCGACATGCCCCTTTCTACATCTTCCCCAAAACCTCATCTTCCCCTTTCCTTCTTAAGCACACAACAAGTATTAGAGCCGCAAACGCCACAACCCCCAAAACAATAATCTATTAAGAAATAGGAATCTCTACAATCTGAGATCCTCCCAGCAAACCAAAATTCAACTAAAATCACATTGAAATAAATTTGCAACACACAACAAAGGGAAAGAAAACCAATTAAATTAGAGAGAAAGATCCATTACATATGACTGGAGTTCAATGTCCTAGAGAAAATAGCAGGTACAAAATCGAAAAACATAAAGAAGATTTAACAATGAAGAGATATGTACCTAAAAGACGACACAATGAGGATTGGAGACCGCAGATGGCTGGAAAACTGGAACCAAGCACGTAACAGATGGAGGTCATAAACGAAAGACACGAGGTTTGCGTTTTCGGATGAGTTTGATAGCAAGAAATTAGAATTGGATTTAATTTATAACACCATTCTAACCAGATTTCTTATCCACTTCTGACAGGATTTTTGATTTCCTGCCCATACAAATCTGGGCCTCCAAACAACGTGAGTCGTTTGACGTTTTCAAATCAACGCTGGCCGCCATGAAAGGTGATAGAAAACCAGCTACCAAAAGAAAATTTAGCGAAGACTCGGCATCTTCGTCTGATGATGATGACCTACTGCTATCAAAGAGAGCCAAGAGATTAGCTGCGAAAAGATCATCATCAACCAATGATAGAAACCCTGCAACAAGCAAAAGGAAATTTAGTAATGTACTATTTTTATGTTCGTCCCATGATGAGTTAAGACAGTCCAATTAATTAGTATCGGGAAGAGCATCATCAACCAGTATACATGATATCCCGAAGGAATTATTAGTTGAAATCCTTTGTCGTCTTCCATGCGCAAAATCTGTGTTTCGATGCAAGTCTGTCTCAAAGAGTTGGCGCTCATTCACGTCGGATCCTTATTTTATCTGCCGCCTTTTGTGGCTCCAAAGACATAACCAAACCCTAGTGCCTAGTACTATCAAAAACCCGTGGGGGGATATACTCTTTACCACAGATTTGTGTGCAAGATTTAGGAGGTTCTTCAAACTCAAGAACGAGTATGTTCTAGCGCTAGCTATATGGAAAGACTTGGTTCTCTGCCAACGATCTCTTTACCAATTAGTTGACGGTGAATATCATATCTACAATCGATTTTGTTACCATGATGAGGGTCAGTATCACATATGCAATCCAAGGACAATGCAACTTGTTAATCTTCCTTGGATCCATCAATGCGGTTTGGATCCTGCTATTGGATTCATCTGTGAGCCATACTATAAGGAAGAAGATGACAACCACGCCGACAATAGTACTGATCAAAAAGGAGGAGAAAGAAGGAAGGTAATTAAAATCGATGCGGAGTATAAGTGCAAGGTTGTGAGAATTCTTTCTCCTGAAGACGAGGAAAAGCTTTGTTTCGAATTCAAGATTCAGGTCTTCTCTAGTGAGATTGGTGAGTGGAGAGAATCACTAGTATCATGTCCACGCGGCTTTCTTTATTCCAAACTTGCTTCTACTTCAGGCTATGCTAGCAATGGAATGCTATATTGGAATGCTAACGATGGTGATCTGCTCAGGCTGGGACCTTTGATGATCAACAATAAGAGCACTCCCACTTGTTCTAGTAGTACTACTGCTAATGGTGATTCGGGATATCAATTCAATGTTATTAAGCTTGTTGATCGGCAGGAACATGGAGATGAAGATGAAGATTTACCTTCTTCATTATATTACCTCCAGGCGTTCCCATGGTGGCCTACACCAGTTCCAATTTTAAACTTGTAATCTCAACTAGGTAAATATTGCTAAAAGCGGTAAGGATCGTTGAAGAAATAAGTTTAGTTCTTTGGTTTGATTGATTTAAATGATGATGATAAACAAATGTCTACGTTTGTTTGTCTGTTTTTTGCTTTCTTAAAAGTTAGCTAGGTTATATTAGCTCATTTGACCGGTATATTAACTAATCGACTCTACCCTTCTCTAACTATAAACTACTAGAAGGCAGTTCATTAACATTTAGTTGTCTCGAATACAAATTTCAGTTTCAAATATCTAATAGGAGACACCTTAGAGGAACCACTTTTCACCTTAAAACCGCATGCATACCTATATATCCTAGAGAGCTTCCAATTTGGTTTGGTCATTTTGAAACCGTAGCACTGGAACCCTATAAATCAAAAAGAAAATTCAGCACTTCTGTTGTGTTTTCAGGGTTCAAGATCATAAATCATGAGGTACATATATATATGATAGGTATATGAATCTCCATTAGCCAGAAAATGGGGGAAATCTCCTTCTTATGTCGTCCTTCAAGAAGCAAAGGCATTTGCTTTGCTGAAAATCCCTTGGATTCTCCATTTTCTCGTCTCATGGCCCAAATCATCCTCTTTAATCTTACCTCCAGACTGCTTTATAGTATTCTAAAGCCTTTGGGGCAAACTAAATTTGTCTGCAATCTCCTGGTATGTGTCTCCTAATTTTTATCATGAATAAACGCTAACCTTTTTTTTTAAGATCATGCGATATTAGTTTCTCGGAAGTGGACGATGTAGTGATATTAATACAAACTCTTAATCTTTGGTTTTTTCTTCTTTTTGTTTAGGGTGGCATTATCTTAGGGCCGTCTGTGATTGGGCAAAACAAGGTATTCAGAAACCAGCTATACGGAACAAATGAAGAAATTCCACTGTTCCGCGTAATACCTGTGATTGGCGTACTGTACTCCATATTCCTAATTTCAGTGAAGTTTGATCCACACCTAATCAAGAAGACAGCACAAAGTTCATGGAAGATTGGTGCATTGACGTTCCTTTTTCCTTCTATCATCCTCCTTTACCCTATAACCCAAGTTCGAATTCTCAACAGTTTCTATGCTCCCAACTTTCTCATACTACTGACCGGCATACTATCTTGGTCCATGAGTTTTTTTCCGGTCATAACCGAGGCCTTGTATGAACTTAATCTCATGACTTCAGAGTTGGGCCAACTCGCCATGTCCTCGGCAATTCTCAACGATGCTGCACTATGGTTCCTCGTTTTTCTTAATATGGCTGTTTCATCCCAAGGTATTCCGGTATTGCTTTCGACAGTCGGGTTGTTACTCTTCACAGTCTATGTCTTACGCCCACTTATGCTAATGATAGTAAAGAAAACACCCCAAGGAGAACAAGTAAAGGAAATCTATATAGTCGGTATACTTCTTGGGGTTCTAGTCATGACCTTTGTAACCGACGCCATAGGCCTAGTGTATAACTTGGGTCCTTTACTTTTAGGGTTGATCATACCAGACGGACCGCCGCTAGGATCAACTTTGACAGCCAAGACGGAATTCTTGGTCTCGGAATTTCTTATGCCGGTGCTGTTTTCGCATATCGGCAACGATGTTAATGTGTTTTTGATTGACAACTGGACTAGGTTTGCCAAGCTTCAGACTATTATTGTTGCGTTGTTTGTGACAAAGATTGTAGGGGTTACACTGGCTGGCTTGTGCTGCAAAATTAGCTTGAGAAATAGTCTCGTGCTCAGCATGGTCATGAGTATGAAGGGTATAATAGAGGTTATGATGTATCACAGGTTGATGACCTTCAAGGTAATTGTACAATGTAATTTTCTTTCTCTTTTTCCTCATCCCTTTCATTTCTATATAA from Fragaria vesca subsp. vesca linkage group LG3, FraVesHawaii_1.0, whole genome shotgun sequence harbors:
- the LOC101311657 gene encoding uncharacterized protein LOC101311657, whose product is MATDTRIFPDQNSNNNIKKSEINRVEIQAAIAKAVELRALHAALVQGSSPANLRFPSSASPANSRHASHFSAQDYPVFTPSYEDEPSSGYLQNPMKNRTLSESWDDYGLEGNGDESVVSNYKENSSSRKGFPSDLSNFESHICPAEDNKSVTGSCANNITVLQTSPGTEYFRSSRRNSLGDFNSISSCNRCKPATITSEPENTTCRNSRNSNIVVPLTDSHVSTTQSQPKSRGVMSWLFPRLKKKHKNGSSPIRTESEEVSQVYKDFGIMSVEVLKKELIQANENRDSALKEVSEMRSSLGELKQKLEYLETYCEELKKALRQATHGNKNFQMPETIGNFPNRPGGKSSNGIAENLMPVSEEVMVEGFLQIVSEARLSVRQFCKILVAQIELTDNTLVDNLNMLLQPFKLSLNSKYSKAVSYHLEAIINQSLYQDFENCVFQKHGSPKLLDPHQARQAQFSSFVALRNLSWNEVLRKGTKYYCEEFSKFCDQKMSCIITTLNWTRPWPEQVLQAFFVATKCIWLLHLLAFSFYPPLGILRVEENRSFDPHYMEDMFMERQRSHGSSRVKIMVMPGFYVQDRVLRCKVLCRYKSAGQAS
- the LOC101304177 gene encoding cation/H(+) antiporter 15-like; translation: MGEISFLCRPSRSKGICFAENPLDSPFSRLMAQIILFNLTSRLLYSILKPLGQTKFVCNLLGGIILGPSVIGQNKVFRNQLYGTNEEIPLFRVIPVIGVLYSIFLISVKFDPHLIKKTAQSSWKIGALTFLFPSIILLYPITQVRILNSFYAPNFLILLTGILSWSMSFFPVITEALYELNLMTSELGQLAMSSAILNDAALWFLVFLNMAVSSQGIPVLLSTVGLLLFTVYVLRPLMLMIVKKTPQGEQVKEIYIVGILLGVLVMTFVTDAIGLVYNLGPLLLGLIIPDGPPLGSTLTAKTEFLVSEFLMPVLFSHIGNDVNVFLIDNWTRFAKLQTIIVALFVTKIVGVTLAGLCCKISLRNSLVLSMVMSMKGIIEVMMYHRLMTFKMIDGQFFTQLILSALMITMIVTPIVHFSYTPQKQLQRSTRYSQARSIQSLPNSASSGTFQILCCVHSEESARSIITFLEASNPTNSSPICTYLVHLVDLVGSSAPQLTPYKKKKFRRLDSPSHQMMRAFENYSENSKGPVTIHPYTVVAPCKSMHEFIFRLAREKFVPLIIIPFVDNHDQTIGGASTSIVSQLNRNLQAFSQCTIGILVEKRLPCRASSVSNFSYVVAVFFIGGPDDREALAYASRMANNPDVDIMVFRTLVQANKTENIEEREREFELDESLLDEFKLRNARNERLKWRDIVVNDGVEVVNAIKNLQGMYDLVMVGRRHVDFSFGDEEMAGLLHYPELGVIGDMLASSDFCGGMVNVLVMQESRSLSCGTFYN